A region from the Pseudomonas cucumis genome encodes:
- the hglS gene encoding 2-oxoadipate dioxygenase/decarboxylase HglS: MSHPNFVSPDLIRQRFSKAMSDMYREEVPLYGALMELVEQTNRHVLDSDPQIARQLNSTGEIQRLDLERHGAIRVGTAAELATLARLFAVMGMQPVGYYDLTPAGVPVHSTAFRAVHEAALQVSPFRVFTSLLRLELIEDAELRAFAQSVLDARSIFTPAALALIERAETQGGLTEHEAQDFVTQALETFRWHHSATVTAEQYQQLSAQHRLIADVVAFKGPHINHLTPRTLDIDIVQAQMPTHGITPKAVIEGPPRRQCPILLRQTSFKALDEPITFTDQAQTRGSHSARFGEIEQRGAALTPKGRALYDRLLNAARDELKDFPNEANAARYNALMTQHFGEFPDTVEEMRQQELAYFRYFVTEKGLAADELKGASLEDLLRDGYVRVEPLVYEDFLPVSAAGIFQSNLGDAAQTHYGVHSNQQAFEKALGRSTIDELGLYAQTQQRSIDECFAALGLNISE, encoded by the coding sequence ATGAGCCATCCGAACTTCGTCAGCCCTGACCTGATCCGCCAACGCTTCTCCAAAGCGATGTCCGACATGTACCGCGAAGAAGTGCCGCTGTACGGCGCGTTGATGGAACTGGTGGAACAGACCAACCGTCATGTGCTGGACAGCGATCCGCAGATCGCCCGACAGTTGAACAGCACCGGCGAAATCCAGCGACTGGACCTGGAGCGCCACGGTGCGATCCGCGTCGGCACCGCCGCTGAACTGGCGACCCTCGCCCGCCTGTTCGCAGTGATGGGCATGCAGCCGGTGGGCTATTACGACCTGACCCCGGCCGGCGTGCCGGTGCATTCCACCGCGTTCCGTGCGGTGCATGAGGCGGCGTTGCAGGTCAGCCCGTTCCGGGTGTTCACCTCGCTGCTGCGCCTGGAACTGATCGAAGACGCCGAACTGCGAGCCTTTGCCCAATCGGTGCTGGATGCGCGCTCGATCTTCACTCCGGCGGCATTGGCCCTCATTGAACGCGCTGAAACCCAGGGCGGCCTGACCGAACACGAAGCACAGGACTTCGTCACACAAGCCCTGGAAACCTTCCGCTGGCACCACAGCGCCACCGTCACCGCCGAGCAATACCAGCAACTGAGCGCCCAGCATCGCCTGATCGCCGACGTGGTGGCGTTCAAAGGCCCGCACATCAACCACCTGACGCCACGCACCCTGGACATCGATATCGTCCAGGCACAAATGCCCACCCATGGCATCACCCCCAAAGCGGTGATCGAAGGCCCGCCCCGCCGCCAATGCCCGATCCTGCTGCGCCAAACCAGCTTCAAGGCGCTGGACGAGCCCATCACCTTCACCGATCAAGCCCAGACCCGCGGCAGCCACAGCGCACGCTTCGGTGAAATCGAGCAACGCGGCGCGGCGCTCACCCCCAAAGGCCGGGCGCTTTACGACCGCTTGCTCAACGCTGCCCGGGATGAACTGAAGGACTTCCCCAACGAAGCCAATGCCGCACGCTACAACGCGCTAATGACGCAGCACTTTGGCGAATTCCCTGACACCGTTGAAGAAATGCGCCAACAGGAACTGGCGTACTTTCGCTACTTCGTAACGGAAAAAGGCCTGGCGGCGGATGAACTGAAAGGCGCGTCGCTGGAGGATTTGCTCCGCGACGGCTATGTGCGGGTTGAACCGCTGGTGTACGAAGATTTCCTGCCGGTCAGCGCGGCGGGGATTTTTCAGTCGAACCTCGGGGATGCGGCGCAAACCCACTATGGCGTGCATTCGAACCAGCAAGCGTTCGAAAAGGCCTTGGGAAGATCGACGATTGATGAGTTGGGGTTGTATGCGCAGACGCAGCAGCGGTCGATTGATGAGTGTTTTGCCGCACTGGGCTTGAACATTTCCGAATAG
- the glcF gene encoding glycolate oxidase subunit GlcF, which yields MQTNLSEQSKLLPRAEEADKILRTCVHCGFCNATCPTYQLLGDELDGPRGRIYLIKQVLEGAPATAQAQLHLDRCLTCRNCETTCPSGVDYHNLLDIGRAVIDQAVPRPASQRLLRQGLRALAPNPNLFRTLLQIGATFRPLLPRGIEAKLPHDLPATGERPAPRHARRVLMLEGCVQPGLSPNTNAATARVLDRLGISVIPAPEAGCCGALDYHLDAQAMGLDRARRNIDAWWPHLENGAEAIVQTASGCGAFIKDYGHLLERDPVYAAKAQRVSELALDLVQVLADEPLERVCAATDRRIAFHCPCTLQHAQKLGGAVEAVLTRLGFNLTAVPDSHLCCGSAGTYSITQPELARQLRDNKLNALESGHPEVIATANIGCQSHLNSAGRTPVRHWIELVDQVLQ from the coding sequence ATGCAAACCAACCTGAGCGAACAGTCCAAACTACTGCCCCGCGCCGAAGAAGCGGACAAGATTCTGCGCACCTGCGTGCATTGCGGGTTCTGCAACGCCACGTGCCCGACCTATCAACTGCTGGGCGACGAACTGGACGGGCCGCGCGGGCGCATCTACCTGATCAAGCAAGTGCTCGAAGGCGCCCCCGCCACAGCCCAAGCCCAGTTGCACCTGGATCGCTGCCTGACCTGCCGCAACTGCGAAACCACCTGCCCGTCCGGGGTGGATTATCACAACCTGCTGGACATTGGCCGCGCGGTGATCGATCAAGCGGTGCCGCGCCCGGCCAGTCAGCGGCTGTTGCGCCAGGGGCTGCGGGCACTGGCGCCGAACCCGAATCTGTTCAGGACTTTGCTGCAAATCGGCGCCACCTTCCGGCCATTGCTGCCACGGGGCATTGAGGCAAAGTTGCCCCACGACCTCCCCGCCACGGGCGAGCGCCCTGCCCCCCGGCATGCGCGCCGGGTGCTGATGCTCGAAGGCTGCGTGCAGCCCGGTCTGTCGCCGAACACCAATGCCGCGACCGCGCGGGTGCTGGATCGGCTGGGGATCAGCGTGATTCCAGCCCCGGAAGCCGGCTGCTGTGGCGCGCTGGACTATCACCTCGACGCCCAAGCCATGGGCCTGGACCGCGCGCGACGCAACATCGACGCCTGGTGGCCGCACCTGGAAAACGGCGCCGAAGCCATCGTGCAAACCGCCAGCGGCTGCGGCGCGTTCATCAAGGATTACGGGCATCTGCTGGAGCGTGACCCGGTCTATGCGGCCAAAGCCCAGCGGGTCAGCGAATTGGCCCTGGACCTGGTGCAAGTGTTGGCCGATGAACCTTTGGAACGGGTTTGCGCCGCCACCGACCGACGAATCGCCTTCCATTGCCCCTGCACCTTGCAGCACGCCCAAAAACTCGGCGGCGCGGTAGAAGCCGTGCTGACCCGGTTGGGCTTCAATCTCACGGCAGTGCCCGACAGTCATTTGTGTTGCGGCTCGGCCGGCACCTATTCGATCACCCAACCGGAACTGGCCCGGCAACTGAGAGACAACAAACTCAACGCTCTGGAAAGCGGCCACCCCGAGGTCATCGCCACCGCCAACATCGGCTGCCAGAGCCACCTCAACAGCGCAGGACGAACGCCGGTCAGGCACTGGATCGAATTGGTGGACCAAGTGCTGCAATAA
- the glcE gene encoding glycolate oxidase subunit GlcE produces MPDFDASEALLEQVKQARENATPLRIQGGNTKAFLGREVAGEILDTRAHCGIVSYDPTELVISVRAGTPLSELFAALDAAGQMLPCEPPSFGEGATVGGMIAAGLSGPRRPWSGSVRDFVLGTRVISGLGTHLRFGGEVMKNVAGYDLSRLMVGSYGCLGVLTEVSLKVLPKPRQCLSISLDIDCAHALANLAQWGQQPLPISAASHDGQRLYLRLEGGEGSVTAAHQRLGGEPLDSGYWADLNEQRLDFFNEGLPLWRLSLPNNLGPLDLPGEQLIDWGGAQRWLKSAADNIQSRALELGGHATCFSHGVSETPFQPLAPALLRYHRQLKAQLDPQGLFNPGRMYAEF; encoded by the coding sequence ATGCCCGATTTCGATGCCAGTGAAGCCTTGCTGGAGCAGGTCAAACAGGCGCGGGAAAACGCCACGCCGCTGCGCATTCAAGGCGGTAACACCAAGGCGTTTCTCGGCCGTGAAGTGGCCGGAGAAATACTCGACACCCGCGCCCATTGCGGCATCGTCAGCTATGACCCCACCGAACTGGTGATCAGCGTTCGCGCCGGCACGCCGCTGAGCGAACTGTTTGCCGCACTGGACGCAGCGGGACAAATGCTGCCCTGCGAACCACCATCGTTCGGCGAAGGCGCCACTGTCGGCGGAATGATCGCCGCGGGGTTGTCCGGGCCGCGGCGCCCGTGGTCCGGTTCGGTGAGGGACTTTGTCCTCGGTACCCGAGTGATCAGCGGCCTCGGTACCCACCTGCGCTTCGGCGGTGAAGTGATGAAAAACGTCGCCGGCTACGACCTCTCGCGCCTGATGGTCGGCAGTTATGGCTGCCTCGGGGTGCTGACCGAAGTCTCGCTCAAAGTGCTGCCCAAACCCCGGCAATGCTTGAGCATCAGCCTGGACATCGACTGCGCCCACGCCTTGGCCAATCTGGCGCAATGGGGCCAGCAACCGCTGCCCATTAGCGCCGCCAGCCACGACGGCCAGCGTTTGTATTTGCGGCTGGAAGGCGGCGAAGGTTCGGTGACGGCCGCCCATCAACGGCTCGGCGGCGAACCGTTGGATTCCGGTTATTGGGCCGACCTGAACGAACAACGACTAGACTTTTTTAATGAGGGCCTGCCGCTGTGGCGCTTGTCATTACCCAACAACCTCGGGCCTCTGGACTTGCCCGGTGAGCAACTGATCGACTGGGGCGGCGCGCAACGCTGGTTGAAATCCGCGGCCGACAACATTCAGTCGCGGGCCCTTGAACTCGGCGGCCACGCCACCTGTTTCAGCCATGGCGTCAGCGAAACGCCATTCCAGCCGCTGGCCCCGGCGCTGTTGCGCTATCACCGGCAACTCAAGGCGCAACTGGACCCGCAAGGGCTGTTCAACCCTGGTCGGATGTACGCGGAGTTCTAG
- the glcD gene encoding glycolate oxidase subunit GlcD has translation MNILYDERIDGVLPNVDKAALLKALQQEVPDLDILWREEELKPYECDGLSAYRTTPMLVALPRHLEQVQALLRLCHARNVPVVARGAGTGLSGGALPLDKGVLLVMVRFNNILHIDPAARTARVQPGVRNLAISQAAAPFGLYYAPDPSSQIACSIGGNVAENAGGVHCLKYGLTVHNLLKLEILTLEGEHLTLGADSLDAPGFDLLALFTGSEGLLGIITEVTVKLLPKPQVAKVLLASFDSVVKAGRAVAEIIAAGIIPGGLEMMDNLAIRAAEDFIHAGYPVDAEAILLCELDGVEADVHDDCERVREVLQQAGASEVRQARDEAERVRFWAGRKNAFPAIGRLSPDYYCMDGTIPRRELPGVLKGIASLAQEYGLRVANVFHAGDGNMHPLILFDANQPGELERAEALGGKILELCVKVGGSITGEHGVGREKINQMCAQFNSDELTLFHAVKAAFDPKGLLNPGKNIPTLHRCAEFGAMHIHAGQLPFPELERF, from the coding sequence ATGAACATTCTTTACGACGAACGCATCGACGGTGTTCTGCCCAATGTCGACAAGGCGGCGTTACTCAAGGCCTTGCAGCAGGAGGTGCCGGACCTGGACATTCTCTGGCGCGAAGAAGAACTCAAACCCTACGAATGCGACGGTCTCTCGGCCTATCGCACCACGCCGATGCTGGTCGCCCTGCCCCGGCATCTGGAACAGGTGCAGGCGCTGCTCAGGCTCTGTCATGCCCGCAACGTGCCGGTGGTGGCGCGCGGGGCCGGCACCGGGTTGTCCGGCGGCGCGCTGCCGTTGGACAAAGGCGTGTTGCTGGTGATGGTGCGGTTCAACAACATCCTGCACATCGACCCCGCCGCCCGCACCGCACGGGTCCAGCCGGGGGTGCGTAACCTGGCGATTTCCCAGGCGGCGGCCCCCTTCGGTTTGTATTACGCACCGGACCCGTCCTCGCAAATCGCTTGTTCAATCGGCGGCAACGTCGCGGAAAACGCCGGTGGCGTGCATTGCCTCAAGTACGGCCTGACCGTGCACAACCTGCTGAAACTCGAAATCCTGACCCTTGAAGGCGAACACCTGACCCTCGGCGCCGATTCGCTGGACGCGCCGGGTTTCGACCTGCTGGCGCTGTTCACCGGCTCTGAAGGCTTGCTGGGGATCATCACCGAAGTCACGGTCAAATTGCTGCCCAAACCCCAGGTCGCCAAAGTCCTGCTAGCGAGCTTCGACTCGGTGGTAAAGGCCGGTCGCGCGGTGGCTGAAATCATCGCCGCCGGGATCATCCCCGGAGGCCTGGAGATGATGGACAACCTGGCAATCCGGGCTGCCGAAGATTTCATCCACGCCGGTTACCCCGTGGACGCCGAGGCAATCCTGCTGTGCGAACTGGACGGCGTCGAAGCCGATGTCCACGACGACTGCGAGCGAGTCCGCGAGGTGCTGCAACAGGCCGGTGCCAGCGAGGTGCGCCAGGCCCGGGATGAAGCCGAGCGCGTGCGGTTCTGGGCCGGGCGCAAAAATGCCTTCCCGGCAATTGGCCGCCTCTCGCCGGATTACTACTGCATGGACGGCACCATCCCCCGCCGCGAATTGCCCGGTGTGCTCAAGGGCATCGCCAGCCTGGCGCAAGAGTACGGCTTGCGCGTGGCCAACGTTTTCCACGCCGGCGACGGCAACATGCACCCGCTGATTCTGTTCGACGCCAACCAACCCGGCGAACTGGAACGGGCCGAAGCCCTCGGCGGCAAGATCCTCGAACTGTGCGTGAAAGTCGGCGGCAGCATCACCGGCGAGCACGGGGTTGGCCGGGAGAAAATCAATCAGATGTGCGCGCAGTTCAACAGTGACGAATTAACCCTGTTTCACGCCGTTAAAGCCGCGTTCGACCCAAAAGGCCTGCTCAACCCTGGCAAGAACATCCCGACCCTGCACCGCTGCGCGGAATTCGGTGCGATGCACATCCACGCCGGGCAATTACCGTTTCCTGAGCTGGAGCGTTTCTGA
- a CDS encoding alpha/beta fold hydrolase — protein MLLLVVTIAVFVAWSWLSYPAIGYWLYDLNMALEARLYRLHKIVVPIPEMTVSTWQGGPYEASSSVLMLHGFSTDKNIWLRFARHFVDDYRVIIPDLAGHGETGFKAGGGYDIPVQAKRLIQLLDICGVEKVHVIGNSMGGYIAAWLAATYPERIISLALLDPAGVTAPELSDMERHLARGHNPFLIHSREEFQYFYAMTMASPPWVPGIVLDAVAQRYEQQRDELEEIFRDFHASPPMEPKLPDIKCPALLLWGRKDRLIDVSSVPVWSKGIADLRVEIWDGVGHMPMVEQPTNTAQLYREFLGAHHMTPTAP, from the coding sequence ATGCTTTTGTTGGTTGTCACTATCGCCGTCTTCGTGGCCTGGAGCTGGTTGAGCTACCCGGCCATCGGTTACTGGCTCTATGACTTGAACATGGCGCTGGAGGCCCGGCTGTACCGGTTGCACAAAATTGTCGTGCCAATCCCCGAAATGACCGTCTCGACCTGGCAAGGCGGGCCTTACGAAGCCTCCAGCAGCGTGCTGATGCTGCACGGCTTCAGCACCGACAAGAACATCTGGCTGCGCTTCGCCCGGCATTTTGTCGACGACTACCGGGTGATTATTCCTGACCTCGCGGGGCATGGCGAAACCGGCTTCAAGGCCGGCGGTGGTTATGACATTCCGGTCCAGGCCAAACGATTGATCCAGTTGCTCGATATCTGCGGGGTCGAAAAGGTGCATGTGATCGGCAACTCCATGGGCGGTTACATCGCGGCGTGGCTGGCGGCCACTTATCCGGAGCGCATTATCTCGCTGGCGCTGCTCGACCCGGCCGGCGTCACTGCCCCGGAGCTCAGCGATATGGAGCGACACCTGGCCCGCGGCCACAACCCGTTTTTGATTCATTCCCGTGAAGAGTTCCAGTATTTCTACGCCATGACCATGGCCTCCCCACCGTGGGTGCCGGGAATCGTGCTGGATGCCGTCGCCCAGCGCTATGAACAGCAGCGCGACGAGCTGGAAGAAATTTTCAGGGACTTCCACGCCAGCCCGCCGATGGAGCCGAAACTACCCGACATCAAATGCCCGGCGCTGCTCCTGTGGGGGCGCAAGGACCGCTTGATCGACGTCAGCAGCGTGCCGGTCTGGAGCAAGGGCATCGCCGATCTGCGGGTGGAAATCTGGGACGGCGTCGGCCATATGCCGATGGTTGAACAGCCGACCAACACGGCGCAGTTGTACCGGGAGTTTCTGGGGGCGCATCACATGACCCCCACCGCCCCGTAG
- a CDS encoding diguanylate cyclase, producing the protein MEKKGGKGLSLARRLYGSRILGLALGLLCVGAGMYPLNPAPWVWGVMLFNGLLWPHVAYQWARRAEIPFRAEHRNILVDAFLGGFWVAAMQFNPLPSAATLSMMAMHNVAIGGLRFLLMGAVAQLLGIGLGLLVFMPAFVPQTSPFQLYACLPLLSIYPMSLGWICFHQAHTLGRHKRELLALSRTDSLTGLLNHGAWKDQLEIEFQRCQRQQQGGAIALIDIDHFKIINDTYGHVAGDIVLRQLSKMLKQNLRAADVAGRYGGDEFCVLLPDLPLDRAAVAMDALRDRFATLGYEQNPALKVSLSIGLAAFNPAHDDATLWLNDADQALYEAKTTGRNRVICHSDGKPHKALLDSV; encoded by the coding sequence ATGGAAAAAAAGGGAGGAAAGGGACTTTCACTGGCCAGGAGGCTTTATGGGTCGCGAATCCTGGGGCTGGCCCTTGGGTTATTGTGCGTCGGCGCAGGGATGTACCCACTCAACCCGGCGCCTTGGGTCTGGGGGGTGATGCTGTTCAACGGGCTGCTCTGGCCGCATGTGGCCTATCAATGGGCGCGCCGGGCGGAAATTCCTTTTCGTGCCGAACACCGCAACATCCTGGTGGACGCGTTTCTCGGCGGTTTCTGGGTGGCCGCCATGCAATTCAATCCGCTGCCCAGCGCGGCAACGTTGTCGATGATGGCGATGCACAACGTGGCCATCGGCGGTTTGCGTTTTCTGTTGATGGGCGCCGTCGCGCAACTGCTTGGGATTGGCCTCGGGTTGCTGGTGTTCATGCCGGCTTTTGTCCCGCAAACCAGTCCGTTTCAGCTGTACGCCTGCTTGCCTTTGCTGTCGATTTATCCGATGTCCCTGGGCTGGATCTGCTTCCATCAGGCCCATACTCTTGGCCGACACAAGCGCGAACTGTTGGCCCTGAGCCGCACCGACAGCCTGACTGGCCTGCTGAATCACGGTGCCTGGAAAGATCAGCTGGAAATCGAGTTTCAGCGTTGCCAACGCCAGCAGCAGGGCGGGGCGATAGCGCTGATCGACATCGATCATTTCAAAATCATCAACGACACCTACGGCCATGTCGCCGGGGACATCGTCCTGCGTCAGCTGAGCAAAATGCTCAAGCAGAACCTGCGGGCAGCGGATGTCGCCGGGCGCTATGGCGGCGACGAATTCTGTGTGCTGCTGCCAGACCTGCCGCTGGACCGTGCCGCCGTGGCGATGGATGCGCTGCGTGATCGTTTTGCCACGTTGGGATACGAGCAGAACCCGGCGTTGAAAGTCAGTTTGAGCATCGGCCTGGCAGCCTTCAACCCGGCCCACGACGACGCGACCCTATGGCTCAACGACGCCGACCAGGCGCTCTACGAAGCCAAGACCACTGGCCGCAACCGCGTCATCTGCCACAGTGATGGTAAACCGCATAAAGCGTTGCTCGATTCGGTGTAA
- a CDS encoding M20/M25/M40 family metallo-hydrolase, producing the protein MTFKPSRSLLATSLGLTLALGAFTPAAFAEPHKQVLADAEQYKGEALKLLERLVNIDSGSGYEPGLTQVSDIAIEELKKLGATIELVPNTPDKSNHVLATLKGTGKAKILLMAHMDTVFKEGTAAARPFQIKDGRAYGPGVMDDKGGIVAGIYVLKVLKNLDFKDYAQITFLLDASEETGSDVATDLIKRTAKAHDVTLNLEPGRPADGLVVWRKGSATAVVEVKGKASHAGVAPELGRNAAMEAAHQILQLGKLGDAQKKTTINFTVLNAGDRTNVIPDQATAKADVRAAVPEEFDRIEKDLVRVSKDKLIPETEVTTTLKRGLPPMPQTAESDRLMAMAQGIYGEIGRKLTEEGSGGAADASLSAGVGTPTLDGFGIVGGNIHTPEEYAEVESVAPRIYLLSRMIMELTKK; encoded by the coding sequence ATGACGTTCAAACCCTCTCGCTCCCTCCTGGCCACCAGCCTCGGCCTGACCCTCGCCCTCGGCGCCTTCACTCCTGCAGCCTTCGCCGAACCCCACAAACAAGTCCTCGCCGATGCCGAACAGTACAAGGGTGAAGCCCTGAAACTGCTGGAGCGGCTGGTGAACATCGACTCCGGCTCCGGCTATGAACCGGGCCTGACCCAGGTGAGTGACATCGCCATCGAAGAGTTGAAGAAGCTCGGTGCCACCATCGAACTCGTGCCCAACACCCCGGACAAGAGCAACCATGTACTGGCCACCCTCAAAGGCACCGGCAAGGCGAAAATCCTGCTGATGGCGCACATGGACACCGTGTTCAAGGAAGGCACCGCCGCCGCGCGCCCGTTCCAGATCAAGGACGGCCGCGCATATGGGCCAGGCGTGATGGACGACAAGGGCGGCATCGTCGCCGGGATCTATGTGCTGAAAGTCCTGAAAAACCTCGATTTCAAGGACTACGCGCAGATCACCTTCCTGCTCGATGCCAGCGAAGAAACCGGCTCGGATGTCGCCACCGACCTGATCAAGCGAACCGCCAAGGCCCACGACGTGACGCTCAACCTCGAACCGGGCCGCCCGGCGGATGGTTTGGTGGTGTGGCGCAAAGGCAGTGCCACTGCCGTGGTCGAAGTCAAAGGCAAGGCATCCCACGCCGGCGTCGCGCCGGAACTGGGGCGTAACGCCGCCATGGAGGCCGCGCACCAGATTCTGCAACTCGGCAAACTGGGCGATGCGCAGAAGAAAACCACCATCAACTTCACCGTGCTCAATGCTGGCGACCGCACCAACGTGATTCCGGATCAGGCCACCGCCAAGGCTGACGTGCGGGCAGCGGTGCCGGAAGAGTTCGATCGGATCGAGAAGGACCTGGTGCGGGTTTCCAAGGACAAACTGATTCCCGAGACTGAAGTCACCACCACCCTAAAACGCGGCTTGCCGCCAATGCCGCAAACGGCGGAGTCGGATCGCTTGATGGCCATGGCCCAAGGGATTTACGGCGAAATTGGCCGCAAGTTGACGGAAGAAGGCAGCGGCGGGGCAGCGGATGCCAGCCTCTCGGCCGGGGTGGGTACGCCGACGCTGGACGGGTTCGGGATTGTCGGCGGGAATATCCATACGCCCGAGGAATACGCCGAGGTCGAGAGCGTGGCACCGCGGATTTATCTGTTGTCGCGGATGATTATGGAGTTGACCAAAAAATAA
- a CDS encoding isocitrate lyase/PEP mutase family protein, with amino-acid sequence MSRLSHQDLRRNFRQLFASNTCYHTASVFDPMSARIAADLGFEVGILGGSVASLQVLGAPDFALITLSEFAEQATRIGRVAQLPVIADADHGYGNALNVMRTIVELERAGVAALTIEDTLLPAQFGRKSTDLIGVAEGVGKIRAALDARVDSEMAIIARTNAGILPVQEIISRTQHYQQAGADGICMVGVRDFDHLEQIAEHLNVPLMLVTYGNPLLRDDKRLAELGVRVTIDGHGAYFAAIKATYDSLREQRQIFTQASDLNATELTHTYTQPEDYIRWAKEYMSVKE; translated from the coding sequence ATGTCCAGGCTGTCTCATCAAGATTTGCGCCGTAATTTCCGCCAACTGTTCGCTTCCAACACCTGCTATCACACCGCCTCGGTCTTCGACCCCATGTCGGCACGTATCGCCGCGGACCTGGGTTTTGAAGTGGGGATCCTCGGTGGTTCGGTCGCGTCGCTGCAGGTGCTGGGCGCTCCAGACTTTGCCTTGATCACCCTGAGCGAGTTCGCCGAGCAGGCTACCCGCATCGGTCGCGTAGCCCAATTGCCAGTGATCGCCGACGCCGACCATGGCTATGGCAACGCGCTCAACGTCATGCGTACCATTGTCGAACTCGAACGCGCCGGCGTGGCCGCCCTGACCATTGAAGACACCCTGTTGCCGGCGCAATTCGGCCGCAAATCCACTGACCTGATCGGGGTCGCGGAAGGCGTCGGCAAGATCCGCGCGGCGCTCGACGCCCGGGTCGATTCGGAAATGGCGATCATCGCGCGGACCAATGCCGGGATCCTGCCGGTTCAGGAAATCATCAGTCGCACCCAGCATTACCAGCAGGCCGGCGCCGACGGGATTTGCATGGTGGGCGTGCGGGACTTCGACCACCTCGAACAAATCGCCGAGCACCTGAATGTGCCGCTGATGCTGGTCACCTACGGCAACCCGCTGCTACGCGACGACAAACGCCTGGCCGAACTGGGCGTGCGCGTCACCATCGACGGCCATGGCGCCTACTTCGCCGCGATCAAGGCGACTTACGACAGCCTGCGCGAACAACGCCAGATCTTTACTCAGGCATCGGACCTGAACGCCACTGAACTGACCCACACCTATACGCAGCCTGAGGATTACATTCGTTGGGCGAAGGAATATATGAGCGTCAAGGAGTGA
- the astA gene encoding arginine N-succinyltransferase has product MIVRPVQVTDLPALLDLVQRAAPRVTTLPASEERLTHRVRWSQRTFAEQVERADADYLFVLEDDDQQVVGVSALAGAVGLREPWYNYRVGLTVSSSPDLGIQRQIPTLFLNNEMTGQSEICSLFLRHDQRHGNNGRLLSLGRLLFVAEFPHLFGDKLIAELRGSADEQGCSPFWDSLGRHFFKMDFSHADHLSGLGNKAFIAELMPRQPLYTCLLTEQAQAVIGKPHPHTEPALKILTAEGFAHKGYIDIFDAGPVIEAPVSKIRTVRDSQCLELAIGTPDDQAPVWLLHNRRLENCRITTAQARLVGNSLIVDRLTAKRLQLQPGNSVRAVPLRNRQQQAVAA; this is encoded by the coding sequence ATGATTGTCCGTCCGGTTCAAGTCACCGACCTGCCCGCCCTGCTGGATCTGGTGCAACGGGCCGCCCCCAGGGTCACCACCCTGCCGGCCAGTGAGGAACGCCTGACCCACCGAGTGCGCTGGTCCCAGCGCACCTTTGCCGAACAGGTCGAACGTGCGGATGCCGATTACCTGTTCGTGCTTGAAGACGACGATCAACAAGTGGTCGGCGTCAGTGCCCTGGCGGGGGCTGTCGGCCTGCGGGAGCCCTGGTACAACTACCGGGTCGGACTGACGGTCAGCTCGTCGCCGGATCTGGGTATCCAGCGCCAGATCCCCACGTTGTTTCTGAATAACGAAATGACCGGCCAATCGGAAATCTGTTCGCTGTTTCTGCGACACGATCAACGTCACGGCAATAATGGTCGGTTGCTGTCGCTGGGGCGCCTGCTGTTCGTTGCCGAGTTCCCCCACCTGTTCGGCGACAAGCTTATTGCCGAACTGCGCGGCAGTGCCGACGAACAAGGCTGCTCTCCGTTTTGGGACAGCCTGGGCCGGCATTTTTTCAAGATGGATTTCAGCCATGCCGATCATTTGTCGGGGCTGGGCAACAAAGCATTCATCGCTGAACTGATGCCACGCCAGCCGCTCTACACCTGCCTGCTCACCGAACAGGCCCAGGCGGTGATCGGCAAGCCGCACCCGCACACCGAACCTGCGCTGAAGATCCTCACTGCCGAGGGGTTTGCTCATAAGGGTTACATCGACATCTTCGACGCAGGCCCGGTGATCGAAGCCCCGGTGTCGAAAATCCGCACGGTGCGTGACAGCCAATGCCTGGAACTGGCCATCGGCACGCCCGACGACCAGGCACCGGTGTGGCTGCTCCACAACCGCCGCCTGGAAAACTGCCGCATCACCACCGCCCAGGCGCGGCTGGTCGGCAACAGCCTGATCGTCGACCGGCTCACCGCCAAACGCCTGCAACTGCAACCCGGCAACTCGGTCCGCGCCGTGCCGCTGCGTAACCGACAGCAGCAGGCGGTGGCGGCGTGA